CGCGCTCTACAATAGTAATGGTGAGGAGATCGATATGTATGGCGGACATCAATTTGTCAGGGTACAGGCGCTTGGCAAATTTGATGATGAAGACCGCGATAATTTCTACTCCTTGTTAGAAGGTGATGGTGTAGGGTAACCAGTAGGATTGACAAACAGCCGAATTTTCACTTTACACCGCAGTCTTTAAGTGGTAATATCATTTCTATAATTCCATAAATATAGAAATGATGGTGGAAAGGAGACTGTAATGGCTGATGTCGATCACGATCTGGTGCAAGCTGTCAAAGTATACAAGGCTCTAGGGGAGCCTACACGGCTAAAAATAGCCTTAATGCTAATCAAGCAAGAGAATCAATGCGTTACCGCGATCAGTGAACAGCTTGGTCATGTAGCCGGTTCAACGTTATCCCATCATCTCAAGCAACTGACGGAATCGGGTGTAATCCAGGCGCAAAAGAACGGTTCGTTTATTCACTACAGCGTTGATCAAGAAGTGGCAAAGAAGTTTGCGCCATATTTACTGGCGTAAATTTTTTTTAGTAACATTTCTATATTTTTAGAATTATAGAAAAACAACAAGAAAAGCTAAAGAATTTGAAAGGGGAACAATCAAATGATTAAATCTTGGAAAGTTTATATTTTAGCGATTATCAGTTTTTTAGTGGGAACCTCGGAATTTGTAATAGCCGGGATATTGGATCTGGTGTCCAAAGATGTAGGCGTAACTATTGCTGCGGCCGGCCAACTCATTTCGGTTTACTCCATAGCTTACGCAGTGGGTACTCCGATTCTCATTGCGGCTACCTCCAAACTAAGCCGGAGAACACTTATGCTGGCTGCTTTGGCGCTGTTTTTTATAGGGAATTTAATTACGGTGTTCTCGACGGGCTATCCCATGCTTGTTGGTGCGAGAGTGATCTTAGCGCTTAGTACAGGTGTCTTTACCGTGGTTGCCCTAACAGTTTCTGCTCAAATTGCCGGGCCTGGAAAACAAGGCACCGCCATAGCCACGATCATGATGGGATTTAATCTATCGCTTATTTTAGGCGTTCCTCTGGGAAGAGTCATTGCCAGCACCTACGACTGGAAAATAATTTTTTATGGAATCGGCGCTCTTAGTTTTATCGCCATGCTGGTCATTTTAATGGCATTGCCCAAGTCACAGGGAGAAGC
This genomic interval from Paenibacillus sp. FSL H8-0332 contains the following:
- a CDS encoding metalloregulator ArsR/SmtB family transcription factor, whose amino-acid sequence is MADVDHDLVQAVKVYKALGEPTRLKIALMLIKQENQCVTAISEQLGHVAGSTLSHHLKQLTESGVIQAQKNGSFIHYSVDQEVAKKFAPYLLA